tctattagacactcctaccttgtcggtccaccttgtagatgtaaagtcagagatgagaGCTCATcggctgctgcacagcttgtgctGGTCGTCcgctggtccttcatcagtggtcacaggacgctgttggctgggtgtttttggttctcagtccagcagtaacgccgaggtgtttaaaaattccagcagcactgctgtgtctgatccacacgtaccagcacaacacaccaacacaccaccacatcagtgttactgcagtgctgagaatgatccatcacccaaataggaCCTGCCCTGTGGTGGTCCTGCGGGCGTTGTAGGATACATTTGTGTAATGGTGAGAGAAACCTTTAGAAGAACTTCAAGCGCTTTAGTGTGGATACATGACtggttttgtttgttggttCGTTTGTTTGATTAGCAGCCTAATGCAGAAAGAATCCACAAAGCTAACGCTGTTGCTCGGAAACCATTcatatttattagcctctacatTGGTCAGAAGGTTTCTGGTGATTGTGTGATATTTGCCTAATgtatgctgggtattgtagtttGAGACATTGATAGGTAAAGTGCAAAAACAAAGGATTTGAAACTGAATTTCACGTAACTAATGAAGAGTAGAGACGCCATACGGGGCTATAGaatattaagtgatactttttttttttttatttaaatcccacaaacttccccgtgtctgtgtgggtttcctccgggttctccggtttcctcccacagtccaaagacatgcagtcaggccaattggacatgctaaattgcccctgggtgtgagtgagtgagtgagtgtctgccctgcgatggactggcgacctgtccagggtgtatcctgccttctgcctgatgaccgctgggataggctccagcacccctccgcgaccctgagggagaagcggcttagaaaatagatggatggatggatggatggaatcccacaaacggggaaattccacctccgcatttaacccatccgtgaagtgaaacaccacatacacacacatgtgcttTATCAGCAGAGGTTTTCCTGATACCAACAGATATCTCCCTGCCTGTTTGCGTGCCTTTAGATGGCCGGCTGTACTACGTGGGTccgaagaaagaagagaagcgTGAAGTGGTGAttgaagcagagagaaagaggcagataTTCCTGGAGTGTCATTTTAATGAGCTCGGCCATCACCTGGGACAGAAGAAGACCGTCCACAGGATCCAGAGCAAGTACTATTGGCTTGGCATCGTGAAGGATGTGGTGGACTGGGTTGGTACCCTAATTAAGTTGATGTGTTTGCCCAGGAGGGATAGTGTAGGGATTTATACCACAGAGGGGAGGGCGGTTTGGTAAAAATCCAGCAtatgtttgatgtgaagtggttaaCTGTAGAGGAACTTGCAgactccgatttctttacagtggtgatgaaccaggggtcaccatgtctacaacacaaacacagccattttatttactatccgaaaccagcagtgaacctaaacagtcttctgggtttttataTCATCGccgtccaaagaaaaacaagtatctccggAAGAGTAAGTTCTACCTTCAGcgtaagttaatggaaaattTTTTATTCTACGCaactttggagcatttctattggtccatttatcatgaaatattcacacaatataaaacagctgctgagctcaaatgatgcagaagaGTGAAcatggagatgcatgtttttcattggacagcgacgatatgtaATGACAATGGTGGTCAAACAGTGATAAATCAGAAAAATTAAGTTTTATATGGAGACTATTTTTTACCTCACGATGCAATGtccctctccaccatgaatggatttagccTATTCATATTCATTTCACCTTTCAGAGGTGGAggtctggttcccatcgccaccactgtgaacaatttttaCCTGGCAAGTGTCTCCAGATTAGAGCATTTTGCGccaaaccaccctgaacgaCTTCACGTTGTAACGACTGAATTGttgttttgaaaaaatggtggaatttctGTTTACCAGGCTCCCAGTGACATACGATAACATAATCTTTCTCACTTTTCTTTGTTCTGGTTTTAGATCAAGTTGTGCGAGACGTGTCAACATGCAGAGCGTAATAAAAACATGGCGCGGACGGTTCGGCCCATTAAGGTGGATGGTCCCTGGGAGATCGTGGCAGTTGAAATAGTAGGTGAGCATGTGGACATGAGCTTAGCTAGTTTAATAAGTTGCGAGGCTGGAAATTCGTAGCATTTCTCAGTTTTGCCTTAACAACTTAAGTCCAACCTGTCCAGTAGGAAAGGAGCTGAGGGACAGTCCTCAACATGGGACTATAGTGATCTTGCTAActgctttgtgaaaaaaaaCCCAGGACTGGAACAGAATGCTTTTGACTTTGCTTGAAAACAGGTCCTTTTCCAAGCACTAGTCATGGTGGGAATACGCACGTCGTCATTATCATGGATTATTTTAGTAAGTGGATGGAGGCTTTTCCTGTCCAACAGAAAGAATCCCTCTGTGTTGCAAGATGCATTTCGTCATCCATTCACAGGTAATAAAAATACTTTGcctcttttttcctcataagGCACTTCATGCCATTGGCAAATCGTGTTCATCGAGACGTCTATGTTTTCCAGGTACGGTTTAGCAAAGACTGTATTTTGCTCTCAGAATGGCGACTTCTGTGAACAGGTAAAACGCTTCCTAGTCCTAGTGGCTAAATCTTTTGAAACTTTGTTTGATTAAGGAGTAGTTTGGCTGGAAAAGAAACAAATTCACAGTTTTACCCTAAAAATAGGTGAGCCGAGATatgtttggtgtgtgaagtTCACTTGCTTTAATTTCATACTGGAGcttcaaggctaatgtagctaagccATTGACCAACTGTTACCATTGTGTTAACACATCTCAGTCATCAAACTCTTGCCTTAAACCGTGTCAAACCCTAAtacacttgcttatgtggtttgtgTACAGTTTGTGTACAGTTTTGGCGCCCTGGTTGAATAATTGTATGGTGAAAAGCATTTTGTTGGCTTCACAGGAACTGAGTCAGGGTTAATAATTTCATATGTGGCATTCCAAGATCACTACCTTCACTGTTAGAGTtcagtttttcctttcttttttgtaattttttttttttaccagaaaCCAGAATGATTGACAAAGACaagataaaaattaaataaaaataagaaaagagaaGTGCATTGACCAAACTTCTTAAGATATTCCCAGACAGAGGACCAGATTCGCCAGAACTTGGGTGTTTGTTGACACGTCAAAAATTAGCTTCTCTAGAGGGAGCAAGGATGAAAGCTGAGAAACCAGTTCTGTTTTTTCAGATTGAAAAAAGCTGTGGCTGAGCTAAAATGTTGTTTATAATAGTAAAGGTGAACACAGTACAGAGTGGAGAAATCAGGGATTCAGTTGCGCACATACAGCatgtataatctccataaaaagcactgaccagtagaatgggatgctctgaagTTGCTGCACATGAGTCTAAGATCACCaggcccaatgccaagcatagGCTATTGGGGTATAAAGCCCAGCAGCATTGGTCTGTGGAGCTATGGAACTGcactctctggagtgatgaaggtCCATCCAATGTGTTTAGGATGACTTTGTGATCCAGAGTGAGGCATcgagcatcagtacctgacctcattaatgctctaGGGAATGAATGCAATCAagtcctcacagcagtgttccaacatctagtgtgaagccttcccagaagactagGATGGTCATTTCTGctcataagcttccattacttgttagctgcattagccttgcTACACTATAGAAGCCAACATCAAACACTAAACAGGTCTTGGCTGAATGGCTGCATTTGGGGTAATGGGAACTTTTCCTTTAATGTAATTCTTCCGTGTTTTAGGTGACTAAGCACCTGAGTGAGAGATGGAATATAGGACTGAAAGTGACCGCAGCAGACCAGCCACAGTACAACGCCCTGTATGACCGCAGTAACAGCCTGCTGAAAGAATCCATAAAGCAGGTGGTGGCAGAGAAGCAGGCAGAATGGGATGATTTTCTCGATCCGGTTTTATCCCTGTTCCGGACGTCTGTTAATCCCACAACTAAGTTTACACCATTCTGCCTGATGTTCAACAGAAAAGCCAGCATGTCTGGTGAGGTAGGTCACTACTGATGATCGTTATGTCTGTGTGAATGGATAAAATGAGCTTTTACTGAATGCATTTATTCCTAAACAAGTTTAAGTAAGAGTTCACAAGAACATGAAAGTCCTGTGATTTTTAAACAGAATTAATGCATTTTCCAATTTTCATGACTGACGTCCAATGAGAGTAACATTAGCTGAAGTTGGTTTCGACCAATGAGTGTATGTCATATATATCATGTATATTGTGAAGGAGAATcactttaaaagccatttaaaagctgtatttgaacaagaggGCTAGAATCACAGATTCCATCATAGCAACATAAAGTGCGCTGCatctgggcttcagcctgcaaTACTACAGATGTTATGAAGCGTAGGAAAATGTTGTTGACGGCATTACAAAATTAGTATATCAGTTCATAAAGAATTCAGTGAATCGGTTCCTAAAGAATTCCAAAGAATTCCATGAATCGGTTCATAAAGAATTACAAAGGATTGAGTGAATCGCTCCCTAAACAAGCAAATCGCTGTGAGGTCAAACCACTGTGTGTTCAGAttagttctttttttaaattatatgcgtgtgatgaaatgttatttgatgtttaatCCTTTTATATTTCAGGGATGTATTACATGTTATGCATTTTTTGATATTATATAGAATGTTATTATAGAATGATATCATTCCATTATTCACCTGTTATGATGGgtctttctgttctttcatATGAAGCTGGATCTGCTGAGCTATGAGCAGGAACCAGGCAGTTTTTCCctcagtgaggaggcagagggAACCTTCCTCTCCGCCATGCAGGAGCACCAAGACAAACTCAGACAAATGGTAAGTGAGACGATGTATGGAATCCGATTTCTGCCACTGGAGAAAAATATATAGCCGTTATACACAGCTATTTCGTAAGTCGTGGTAATGACAAAGTTTTCCATAATTATGACTGACAAAATGAATGAAGCAATGAATAATAGGaagaattataataataatctaaattcaataaatgaattCTAATAACTATGAAAACTCAATCAGTTCCTATTCCCTGCATGCAGTCAGTCCTTACCGCCCATCTGTCAGGAAGGTCAAGGTGCGCTGATGCGATGAACTGGTGATGCCGAGGTGATAATGTGGCTCAGTGATGGTAGTGGGGCAGTCCAGCTCGAAGGCAgctcagtaataataatacatgcaGTATTATtagggtacatgcagggcgttgtgaggcacagtagtccccaaagaaaacaaatttttcctttttttaccaCCAACACTAggtataaaaactcagaagactcgtgtaggttcactggtggtaaataaactggctgtatttgtgttgtagacatggcaacccctggttcccatacaccaccactgtaaagaaatctgagcctctacaatcaaccatttcacaccaaactgctctgaatgactcggtttacatctcaaccactgaactaTGTCAAAGGTTATGCTTACTCACTTTGGATTGATTTGTCTGCTTCCTTTCAGGTGTTTTCTAACATGAACGCTGCTTataaggaggagaagaagaacgCCAAACGTCGGGGCAGGAACTTGTCGTCCATAACCCTCACCGTCACCGAACCTTTGTGCGCTTCAGATGAGCCTCCGTCACCGAAGAAGCTGAAAGAGGGCCTGTTCCTCACCTTTCCTGTTGACACGGTGCTCAGTACAGTCCAGGTCACGACGGACGACAGGAAAAACGGACTGGAATACACACTGCCAGGTTCTGATGTACACTGAACGGTTTACCAGTTGAGCAGGACACCAACGGTTTCTCAGCGAAAACATAGGTTGTGCACCATTGCCAGATAGAAAAGAGGAAAACACTGTGGACAGTGTGTTACTCTTGAGGTAACTGGTGGACGATATACAGTTAAAGTGAATTGTCTGGTTAAGGAGAGGTAAAGGATATAGGTGTACCTGGACCTGCGGAAATGATCTGTTGTAGGGAGTTCATGGCTTAATTGAGGTCTGACAACAAGTCTGAGTCGATCTTTGAGTCCCATAAAGGTCAGCACGACTGTAAAGTGGTGGTGTTTGCCAATACAGTCATCTTAGCATAGCATTTCTGGAAATTAAGCACATTTAAAGgagcattctggcctaaaactagcatttgaTACATCATTGATTCTGTTGTGTAGTATTCAGTCTGCCTACTTCAGCCAGAACTCTCAATTTTGTGCCCTTTTCGTCAATTTTTTCTCATGACAGTAGCTAATATGTGCTATGCTCatacacattattcagtaaagACATTCTCACTGTTAGCATAGCATTCAGGAAAGAGAACATGTTAAGCATCCGTCCCAAAGCGGTTATAGTTATACAAGTTTCTCCCACCTTCACAACACATCACCAGAAGGGTTTTTAGGCTGTAAACCAGAAAATCTCGATGTGAGCACTGTGGGCACCACTCAAGGAGgcaagtaggcatgtttacaatcAATAAAGCAGCggttacattatttatttcagcCAAAGCGGCCCTGTAAGACCTATTCCAACGACTGAAGTGGAAATGTCACTCTAGCGCTTGTCTGTTCAGGGCTGAGAACTTAAAGCAGGTTATTATTTATGACCAACGGTTAATTCATTCAGCTCTTAACACGGATTATACTTTAGCAGAGCTTTGTGTCAGGTTTGCGTCAGTTCACTGAGCTCTGAATTAGTTATCTTTTTCTCCTCAGCAGGTCTCGCCTCATACGAGTTGACTGGTAAGAGACTTGTAGCTTTAAACGGGAACTTCGCTGATCTGTCAAAATTTctgcgtgattaaagggttaaCTGTCcaaaaagtcattcagggtggccTGATGTGAAATCCTTCATTCTCTGGACACTTGGGGAGTCGGAACTGttcacggtggtggtggtggtggtgatgggaaccagacctactttaaatccattcatggtggaggagggatacatgaaggatgtttggaaagaaaacatacttttttcagattttccactattttatcatcagtattacatataaacaccCAGAAGACGTTCACTGGTAGTTTACATAGGAAAAAACGGCTATGTGGTGTAGACAGCAGGAGCTCTGGTTCCCGTCAGCACCTGCTGTAGAGAAAGTGTGTTAGTAAGTTTTTCTACAGATGAAATAATATTTCACCTCAGAACCACCCCGAGTgaccctgtttacatctcaaggactgaattCCCGTTTAAGGCTAGTCAATGCTAACACCTCAGCTGCTAAACTGCTTTAGAATAGctttattttggtttttttgcctttaaatgttttacacCAATGTTAAATACCCATTTTCACTCACATGTTAAAGCttcttttgtgttgtttgtaaATGGACACGGTTTTTTTCTCAACATCAACGGACGGTTAACTGC
This sequence is a window from Pygocentrus nattereri isolate fPygNat1 chromosome 20, fPygNat1.pri, whole genome shotgun sequence. Protein-coding genes within it:
- the zgc:113436 gene encoding uncharacterized protein zgc:113436; the protein is MLSVDALQVAEEEVVVVEEPSSSRLGDIYTLVAEGCYPQAMNPIRKKNLKRYAQKFIIDDGRLYYVGPKKEEKREVVIEAERKRQIFLECHFNELGHHLGQKKTVHRIQSKYYWLGIVKDVVDWIKLCETCQHAERNKNMARTVRPIKVDGPWEIVAVEIVGPFPSTSHGGNTHVVIIMDYFSKWMEAFPVQQKESLCVARCISSSIHRYGLAKTVFCSQNGDFCEQVTKHLSERWNIGLKVTAADQPQYNALYDRSNSLLKESIKQVVAEKQAEWDDFLDPVLSLFRTSVNPTTKFTPFCLMFNRKASMSGELDLLSYEQEPGSFSLSEEAEGTFLSAMQEHQDKLRQMVFSNMNAAYKEEKKNAKRRGRNLSSITLTVTEPLCASDEPPSPKKLKEGLFLTFPVDTVLSTVQVTTDDRKNGLEYTLPGSDVH